From Calothrix sp. PCC 6303, a single genomic window includes:
- a CDS encoding biotin/lipoate A/B protein ligase family protein — translation MAIDKWLFTQHLNGKHLPTLRFYIWSNPTISLGYHQNNYPESWENIVWQGKKLDLVKRPTGGRAVLHQGDLTYSVVTSGLSNSRILAYQKICEFLISGWEKLGISLSYGTAGRGYIHNPNCFGTATNADLVTQEGYKLIGSAQLRRNDVILQHGSMRLQPDEELFALVFGESISQSLNFPVDISIDDVTTALIEAARDRFHAEFHVQGFSDAEWQEILSFV, via the coding sequence ATGGCGATAGATAAATGGCTGTTTACTCAACATCTTAATGGTAAACATCTTCCGACACTACGCTTTTATATATGGTCGAATCCGACTATTTCCTTGGGTTATCATCAAAATAATTACCCAGAAAGCTGGGAAAATATAGTTTGGCAAGGAAAAAAACTAGATTTAGTGAAGCGTCCTACTGGTGGAAGGGCTGTTTTACACCAAGGTGATTTGACGTATAGTGTGGTGACATCTGGTCTCAGTAATAGCAGAATTCTAGCTTATCAAAAAATATGTGAGTTTTTGATTTCAGGTTGGGAAAAATTGGGAATTAGTTTGAGTTATGGTACCGCAGGACGGGGATATATTCACAATCCTAATTGTTTTGGGACTGCAACAAATGCGGATTTGGTGACTCAGGAAGGTTATAAGTTAATTGGTAGCGCTCAATTGCGGCGCAATGATGTGATTTTACAACATGGTTCGATGCGTTTGCAGCCAGATGAGGAGTTGTTTGCGCTGGTATTTGGAGAGAGTATTTCGCAATCTTTGAATTTTCCCGTGGATATATCCATTGACGATGTTACTACAGCGTTGATTGAGGCAGCACGCGATCGCTTTCACGCTGAATTCCATGTACAGGGGTTCTCGGATGCAGAATGGCAGGAAATTCTGAGTTTTGTTTAG
- a CDS encoding hemerythrin domain-containing protein → MVATLDDTKRSAIATKLADMKQIQELLIANEQQFLQECKDPEISDRFRKMLEDDQKNMGILDTVVIQYGIQTKSEETITRMVEKIQELMKGSELSLYEKVFQHELLKHQQVMTGLTIHKAAQKVGADVMMAIGPLNTINFENRAHQEQLKGVLEILGVRELTGQDADQGIWARVQDAASAFSGAVGSAITQGSDKKDMNIQDVIRLDHGKVNTLFTQLLATDDSQKIQEYFGQIYKDLLVHSIAEEKVVYPTVRPFYGEGDTQELYDEQAELKAMLDQAKAISTSSPQFKEKIKQIIDAVGDHIRQEETTMFAAIRNNLSSEQSEQLATRFKAAKSEEQQKMAGMR, encoded by the coding sequence ATGGTTGCTACTTTAGATGATACTAAGCGCTCTGCTATTGCTACGAAGTTGGCAGACATGAAGCAAATTCAAGAATTGTTGATTGCTAACGAGCAACAGTTTTTACAAGAATGTAAAGATCCAGAAATTAGCGATCGCTTCCGCAAAATGCTTGAAGATGATCAAAAAAATATGGGAATTTTAGACACCGTAGTCATACAGTACGGTATACAAACCAAATCTGAAGAAACCATCACCCGCATGGTGGAAAAGATTCAAGAATTGATGAAAGGTTCAGAATTAAGCTTGTATGAAAAAGTCTTCCAACATGAATTACTGAAGCACCAACAAGTAATGACTGGTTTGACTATTCATAAAGCAGCACAGAAAGTCGGTGCTGACGTAATGATGGCAATTGGACCTCTAAACACCATCAACTTTGAAAACCGCGCTCACCAAGAACAACTTAAGGGTGTTCTGGAAATATTAGGTGTCCGCGAACTCACCGGACAAGATGCTGATCAAGGTATTTGGGCAAGAGTCCAGGATGCAGCATCTGCCTTTAGTGGTGCCGTTGGTAGTGCTATTACCCAAGGTTCTGACAAAAAAGATATGAATATCCAGGATGTGATTCGCCTGGATCATGGTAAGGTTAACACCTTATTCACCCAACTATTGGCAACTGACGATTCACAAAAAATCCAAGAGTACTTCGGTCAAATCTACAAAGATTTGTTAGTACACTCGATTGCGGAAGAAAAAGTTGTATATCCTACAGTTCGTCCTTTCTATGGAGAAGGTGATACCCAGGAGTTGTATGATGAACAAGCTGAATTGAAAGCGATGTTAGACCAAGCTAAGGCGATCTCAACATCCTCACCTCAATTCAAAGAAAAAATTAAGCAAATCATAGATGCAGTTGGCGATCATATTCGTCAAGAAGAAACTACAATGTTTGCAGCTATTCGCAACAACCTCAGTAGCGAACAAAGCGAACAATTGGCTACCAGGTTTAAAGCTGCTAAGAGCGAAGAACAGCAAAAGATGGCTGGTATGCGCTAG
- a CDS encoding group II intron reverse transcriptase/maturase yields the protein MIRHSHETSESWKNLPWKKFRKELFRLQKRVFKAVEAGNKQKARSLQKLILKSCAARFLAIRQVSQLNAGKKTAGIDGKKSLTFRERFELSELLKASCNNWKHQGLREIPIPKKDGTTRMLKIPTMADRAWQCLAKYALEPAHEATFHARSYGFRSGRSAHDAQTVLLTHLRSNNNGINKRVIELDIEKCFDRISHTSIMENLIAPKGVKLGIFRCLKAGINPEFPEQGTPQGGVVSPLLANIALNGIESIHRYHRNGSKITNKTAGKDITEPSIRYADDMVIIIRPQDDAQKILADIDSFLAARGMKVSEKKTKITAATDGFDFLGWHFKVQSNGKFRSTPSKDNFKKFRQKLKAIINCSNYGSKVKAKKLAPIVRGWRNYHRFCKMDGSRFSLWHTRLRTWKIFNKETKLTRESTTKLIEKAFPAVPYSEFSYVMVKGNKSPYDGDLIYWSERNSKLYDGATSKALQKQNHTCGHCGLKFTSEERVHLHHIDENHDNWKPKNLLAIHESCHDYIHMSKRIIP from the coding sequence ATGATTAGGCACAGTCACGAGACTAGTGAATCTTGGAAGAATCTACCGTGGAAGAAATTTCGCAAAGAGTTATTCCGCCTACAAAAGAGAGTGTTCAAAGCAGTTGAAGCAGGAAACAAGCAGAAAGCGCGGTCCTTACAAAAACTTATTCTGAAATCCTGCGCGGCTAGATTCTTGGCAATTAGACAAGTATCACAATTAAATGCTGGCAAGAAAACAGCAGGAATCGACGGTAAAAAGTCCCTTACATTTCGTGAGAGATTCGAGCTATCAGAACTGCTTAAAGCATCATGTAATAACTGGAAACACCAGGGACTACGGGAAATCCCCATCCCCAAAAAAGATGGGACTACCAGAATGCTTAAAATTCCAACTATGGCAGATAGAGCTTGGCAATGCCTCGCAAAATATGCTTTAGAACCAGCACACGAAGCAACCTTCCATGCTCGAAGTTACGGGTTCAGAAGCGGACGCTCGGCACATGATGCCCAGACAGTCCTACTCACCCATCTTCGCTCCAATAACAATGGAATCAATAAAAGAGTTATAGAACTTGATATTGAAAAGTGCTTCGACAGGATATCACACACATCTATAATGGAAAATCTTATCGCCCCAAAAGGGGTTAAATTAGGAATATTCCGATGCCTAAAAGCCGGAATAAACCCGGAATTTCCAGAACAAGGTACACCACAAGGTGGAGTCGTGAGTCCACTCTTAGCTAACATCGCCTTAAACGGAATTGAAAGTATTCACAGATACCACAGAAATGGTTCTAAAATTACTAACAAAACCGCAGGAAAAGATATTACAGAACCATCAATACGCTACGCGGATGACATGGTAATAATAATCAGACCTCAAGACGATGCACAAAAAATACTTGCCGATATTGACAGTTTTTTAGCAGCAAGAGGAATGAAAGTAAGCGAAAAGAAAACCAAGATAACCGCTGCGACAGATGGCTTCGATTTCCTTGGCTGGCACTTTAAAGTGCAAAGTAACGGAAAATTCAGAAGTACCCCTTCAAAGGACAACTTCAAAAAATTCCGTCAGAAATTAAAAGCTATTATTAACTGCTCCAATTATGGTTCTAAGGTAAAAGCCAAAAAGCTAGCGCCTATAGTTAGAGGATGGAGAAACTACCATCGCTTCTGCAAAATGGACGGGTCAAGGTTTTCACTCTGGCACACCAGACTCAGAACATGGAAAATCTTCAACAAGGAGACGAAGCTAACGCGAGAATCAACAACGAAGTTGATTGAAAAAGCATTTCCCGCAGTCCCTTACTCCGAATTCAGTTATGTCATGGTCAAAGGAAATAAATCCCCCTACGATGGAGACTTAATCTACTGGAGCGAACGCAACAGTAAATTATATGACGGAGCAACCTCTAAAGCTTTACAAAAGCAAAACCATACATGTGGTCACTGTGGACTAAAATTTACGAGTGAAGAACGAGTACATCTACATCACATTGACGAAAATCATGACAACTGGAAACCTAAAAATCTTCTAGCAATACACGAATCTTGTCATGATTATATACACATGAGCAAAAGGATTATCCCTTAA